In the Streptomyces coeruleoprunus genome, GGCCGTCGTGTGTCGGGCTCGTCACACCCCGTACCTGCGAAATTCTCCGGTTCGCGGCAACCTGCCCCCTCCGTTCACCCTCTCTTCCAGGGACGGAAGAACGCATCGGAGGTTTTCGAGTTGAGCCGCATACGCCCGCGCAGCACGTTCCGCACCACCGCCCTCGCCGGTACCGCGGTTCTGACCGCGGCCCTCACCGCGTGCTCGGGCGGTGGCAGCGGCGCATCCACGACCGCCGGCCAGGACGGCAAGGCCAAGCCCGAGACCCGCATCTCGGTGAACCTGACCGGCAAGCAGGCCAAGGCCGGCGAGCCGGTCCGGGTGACGCTGGCCGAGGGCCGCCTGACGCAGGTCACCGTGACCGACTCCAAGGGCGCCCGGCTCGACGGCAAGGTCGCCGCCGACGGCAAGTCGTGGACGTCGGCGCGCAAGGCCGCCCCGGGTACGGGCTACACGATCGAGGCGCGGGACGAGAACGGGGGCACCGCGAAGGCCGACTTCGCGACCGCCGCCCCCGAGAAGGTCAACAAACTGACGCTCGCGCCCGGCAAGAACACCACGGTCGGCATCGCCCAGCCGCTGTCGATCGTCTTCGACCACCCGGTGAAGAACAAGGCCGAGGTGGAGAAGGCCCTGAAGGTCACCACCTCGAACAACACGGAGGGCTCCTGGGGCTGGATGGAGGACTGGTCGGGCAAGGACCGCGTCGACTGGCGCCCCAAGGAGTACTGGAAGCCGGGCACCAAGGTGACCCTGAACGCCCAGTTGAACGGCGTCGACTCGGGTGCGGACGGCGGCTGGTTCGTCCGCGACTACCAGACGGGCTTCACGATCGGCCGCAACCAGGTCGTCAAGGTGGACCTGGACAACCACCGGCTGAAGCTGATGAGGGACGGTCAGCTGGTCAAGGACCTGCCGATGTCCGGCGGTACGCCCGGCGGCGAGAAGGCGTCGTGGCGCGGCAGGACGGTGCTGATGTCGAAGGAGGGCACGATCAACATGCGCTCCGAGACGGTCGGCCTGGGTGACGCGTACGACAAGATGGTCGACTTCTCCATGCGGCTGACCTGGTCGGGCATGTACGCGCACGCCGCGCCGTGGAACGCCCAGTACATGGGCAACGCGAACCGCAGCTCCGGGTGCATCGGCATGAACGACGCGGACGCGAAGTGGGTGTACGGCGAGGTTCAGGTCGGCGACCCGTTCGAGGTCACGGGCGAGGACGCCAAGGGCACGCAGGCGCTCAACAACGGCTACGGCGAGTGGAACCTGTCGTGGGAGGACTGGCGGGCGAAGAGCGCACTGCGCTGACGGCCGCCGCGTCCGTCCGTCGGTCGCGGTCCCTCGGTCGCGGTCCGTCGCTCCCCGCGCCAATTGTTACCATCGCGTAACTTACCGGGGAGTTACCTCCGGTAAGTCCAGGCGGTTACCGTCGGGTCACTTTTCAACCAACGCTCGCGTCGAAGTGAGGAGTGACCCGTGGGACTTCCGCGTACCGCCCTGCGTACGGCCGCCATCGGCACCGTCTCGGCGGCCCTGGCGGCCGGAACGGCCTTCGGGCTCGCCCCCTCGGCGGCGGCCGGCACCGCCGCCGAGTCCACCTCGACCGTCACACCGGCCCCTACCGCCACAGCCGCCACGACGGCGGCGGAGGCGAGCGGTATACGGTTCGTCGACATCACCGGCGACGGCGGCACCGTCCTCAAGGCCAATGTGGTCACCCCGGCCGACGCCGCCGCCGACCCGGCCCGCCGCTACCCCGTCCTGGTCCTGCCGACCAGCTGGGCCACGCCGCAGGTCGAGTACCTGGCCCAGGCGCGGAAGCTGGCCGACGCCGGCTATGTGGTCGTGACGTACAACTCCCGCGGCTTCTGGCAGTCCGGCGGATACATCGAGGTGGCCGGCCCGGCCGATGTCGCCGATGCCCGCAAGGTGATCGACTGGGCGCTCGCGCACACCCCGGCCGATCCCGCCCGCGTCGGCATGGCGGGCGTCTCCTACGGGGCCGGGATCAGCCTGCTGACCGCGGCCCACGACCGGCGGGTCAGGGCCGTGGTGGCCCTGAGCGGCTGGGCCGACCTCATCGAGTCCATCTACAGCGGCCGTACGCAGCACCTGCAGGCCGCCGCGCTGCTCGGCGGCAGCGGCCATCTCACCGGACGGCCCAGCCCCGAGCTGCAGCGCATCCTCAAGGACTTCCTCTCCTCCAACCTGGAGCGGGAGCAGGAGATGATCGACTGGGGCCGCAAGCGCTCCCCCGCCACCTACCTCGACCAGCTCAACGCCGGCGGCGCGGCCGTCATGCTGGGCAATGCGTGGGGCGACACGATCTTCCCGCCGAACCAGTACGCCTCGTTCT is a window encoding:
- a CDS encoding Ig-like domain-containing protein, yielding MSRIRPRSTFRTTALAGTAVLTAALTACSGGGSGASTTAGQDGKAKPETRISVNLTGKQAKAGEPVRVTLAEGRLTQVTVTDSKGARLDGKVAADGKSWTSARKAAPGTGYTIEARDENGGTAKADFATAAPEKVNKLTLAPGKNTTVGIAQPLSIVFDHPVKNKAEVEKALKVTTSNNTEGSWGWMEDWSGKDRVDWRPKEYWKPGTKVTLNAQLNGVDSGADGGWFVRDYQTGFTIGRNQVVKVDLDNHRLKLMRDGQLVKDLPMSGGTPGGEKASWRGRTVLMSKEGTINMRSETVGLGDAYDKMVDFSMRLTWSGMYAHAAPWNAQYMGNANRSSGCIGMNDADAKWVYGEVQVGDPFEVTGEDAKGTQALNNGYGEWNLSWEDWRAKSALR
- a CDS encoding alpha/beta fold hydrolase; protein product: MGLPRTALRTAAIGTVSAALAAGTAFGLAPSAAAGTAAESTSTVTPAPTATAATTAAEASGIRFVDITGDGGTVLKANVVTPADAAADPARRYPVLVLPTSWATPQVEYLAQARKLADAGYVVVTYNSRGFWQSGGYIEVAGPADVADARKVIDWALAHTPADPARVGMAGVSYGAGISLLTAAHDRRVRAVVALSGWADLIESIYSGRTQHLQAAALLGGSGHLTGRPSPELQRILKDFLSSNLEREQEMIDWGRKRSPATYLDQLNAGGAAVMLGNAWGDTIFPPNQYASFYEKLTGPKRLELRPGDHATAEATGLLGLPNDVWTNAHRWFDHHLKGADNGIDRERPVQLKSRSTGGYEGYADWKSVGAHERRITLGDEHRIYANVDSGANGGTVLLSNALDQFLRLPPAVSVPLVPRSFAAVWQSERYATTRHIRGTAKLHTTVTSTRTSGTFVAYLYDVGPLGIGKLVSNAPYTFHGRTPGEPFAVDLELFSTAYDVPAGHRLALVVDTVDPLYAEHNPSGARLTFSSPQADPSYVSVPLREE